From the genome of Methanoregula boonei 6A8:
ATATGTGTTTGAATATAACTTTTTAATATTTTGTAACTCCCTTCAAGACCCCTTACATATTGTGCCCTTCTAATCGCAGCGTCAAATGAATTATCTCCTTGGAGTGTGACATTTTGAGATTCTATCCCCACAAACCGGCTTAACTCTAGATATTTTTGCATCTCTGAAAGGCTTAAGTTATAATACAGGGGTTGATACATGATGGGCTTCAAACAGGGTGTCTTATTGAGGTTATTCCAATAACTATAGAAACTGGGTATTGAGATAGAAAAACGATTTTGTTCGCCACCATTTAATGCAATAAATCGGTCAACATTTTCCTGAATAAAAGAATCAATGGTAGCTGATAATGAGAGGAAATAACTTTGTTTAAACGGAGTACCAGACCTCAAAATTTGAGAATAATAGCGTTCGAGATCTTCGAGGCTGCTATAAAGATTATGGCATTCATCAGAAATAGTCAATAAGTCTGGCTTGAACATACTGATTTTTTGTAAAATTATCGGATATTTCTCAAAAAATCTTGAATAAAGTGTTATAATCACTTTTTCAGTGGGATTTGCAAAGTACTGACCGATATTATTCATATCCATATCTACTTCGAACGCATCAATTCCCTCATTTTTTAAAATTTGTTTCCATTGATTGATCAAAGTAATTGTAGGGACTAAGATTATCACTGTTGTTTTTCTGTTTCGGTTAAATAAATACTGAATATATCTTATTGCTATCCGAGATTTTCCACAACCCGGGGGAATATTGACAATCCCTTTTCGTCGAAGGGCAAGCCATTCAAGGATTGCCTGCTGATGAACCCACAGCCCCTCAACAAATCGTTTATCAATTTTTCGATCCGAATCAAGTATTTGAACGATTGATTCAGGAAGTGATTTTTTCTCTTTTATTTCATATAGTTGTAACTTTTCAGCTACTCCACTTCCAAGGTCTTCGATGAAGTCTAATCTTTCGCTAATATACATTGATTCAAAATTAAGGTTGGAATTCTCGGAAAAATTGGCTGATGTTATTGCCCCCAATGTGAAATTTCCATCTTTTTTGAAACGATATACCTTTGAATGAATACAAAGTTCGTTTCTTGAAATGTGATTGATCACAATTTTTTCTGATTCTATTAATTTTAAAAGTTGACCCCTTTGTTCCGTTGAAATGGAAAAATTTTGGGAATTTGCATGAAAAATGATTTTTCTAATATGTGGATATTCAGAGAAGAGACGAATAGCAAGGTTTAGATTCACATTATATGATATACATTCAAGTTCATCGGATTTGCGAGTTTTAAATCCAAGGTCTAACAAATAATTTAACAAATTAAGACCTTGTTTAAATTCAAAATCCATATGGATGGATTATTTCCATCTGTTTAAATAGATATTGTGATCTGTTTGATCTTAAAAGGGTAGTTAACTCAAAAATCCCGTTTTTGACTCAAATATCAGAAATTTTTTTTATTTTATTTAAATCGTCCTTTAGTGTGATTATCGTATATTCAATAATTTCTTCTGTATTTCCTCTCCCTAACCCAAACCGCACCGCCCAGTGCGACTCCTCTTCTGTCCGCCCAATTGCCAACAACACATGCGACGGTTCAACACTTGTTGTCGTACACGCAGACCCGGCAGAGATCGACACGTCATCCTTCAACAGATGAATCAGCGCCTTGCTCTCAATGCCGGGGAAACATACATTCAGATTGTGAGCGAGTCTTTTCGTGGGATGTCCGTTCAGCATCACAGAGGGATACGCATCTTTGAACGCATCGAACATCTGCGTGGTCCATTTGCGGTATTGCTTCTCCTCTTTTGCCATCTCTTTCTCGGCGACTGCAAGCGCCTTTCCGAGCCCAACAATTCCCGGCACATTCAGCGTACCTGACCGGAGCCCTTTCTCCTGCCCACCGCCAAAAACAATTGGTGCCAGTTTTACTCGGGGATTGCTGCCCCGGATATACAACCCCCCGATCCCTTTGGGGCCGTAGATCTTGTGACCGGAAAATGAGAGGAGATCGATATTCATCTCTTTAACATCTATCGAAATATGCCCGACTGCCTGCGCTGCATCGGTGTGAAAGATCACGCCATGCTCGTGTGCGATCTTTCCAATCTCTTTGATGGGAGCAATCGTACCAATCTCGTTATTGGCGGTCATGATGGAGATCAGAACAGTCTTGTCCGTGATGGCATCTTCAACCTGACCCGGATCGACAAGGCCGTATTGATCGACCGGTAAGAACGTCACAGACTTCCCAGTTTTCTGGAGATGTTTGCAGGTATCGAGAACTGCCTTGTGCTCGGTAACACAGGTGATGATGTGATCACCCTTCTCGGCGTACTGCTCAGCGGTCCCAAGGATGGCGATATTATTTGCCTCGGTCGCCCCGCTTGTGAAAATGATTTCCTCGGGATGGGCGTTCAAGGGGTGGGCACATTGTTCCCGGGCTTTCTTCACGGCCTCGGCAGCAACAGCTCCATATGCATGGTCGATGCTGCCAGCATTCCCGAAGATATCGGAAAAATAGGGAAGCATTGCTTCAAGTACACGGGGATCCACCGGTGTGGTGGCGTGAGAGTCCATGTATATTGGACGGTTAATTTTTTCCATGCGAATGCCCCTCGGATAACATACCAGATTTGATCCCCGCAGCCTGATGTACCAGAAGGATACGGAAATCTCCGAGACTCTTGATTTGAGGGAAGATCCCGAATACACCCCTGTTCAGGTGTGCTCGGAGCTGATCGTACAGATCTTCTTCCGGGTCAAGTTTGTCGTGAATACATCGTTCTTTTACGAGCGCAATAAAGAAGGTATCCCATTCCCCTGTCAGGGAATAACGGTTGATTTCCTGCCCTCTTTCATCGTAATCTGCAGGGTTGGGAATCGAGGGATCATTAAGTGAATAGCAAATTGCTATTCGACAGATGATATTCGGTGTTAGTCCGGTTTTTCCTTTCAACTGGCTGAGCCTGAATGTGGCTTTCTCACTGATCCGGAGACGATAGAAACTGCTTCTCATGATTCCACCTCTTGCCAGAAATAGCCCGGTGAGATTGATGTATGGCGCTCTTTCTTGGAATAGTCGAGATGATATGCCCGGGCAATCTGTGGCTGAAGGATCCGGAAATATTCCTTGTCAATCTCGGTATCCGTGGAGAAGATGATCATTTGGTCGCCAGCATGTTGGAAGAAATCCATTACAAGATTTCCTCGATGTTCGCTATCGAGCCTCCCAAGTGGAGTGTCAATGATAAATGGAAGTTGTCGTCCAGAAGTAAGGGTGAGCCCCCAAAGCAAAGATACGGCAAAGATCTCTTTCTCTCCAGCGGAGAGTAGATTTTTTGGAATAGTGTTGCCGTCGGCATCATACAAGATAATATTGTAATTCTCGTCGATCAGAATTTTCTGGACATAATCGTCTTTCCGTATCAAGCGGTTGAAGCATGACAGGATATTATCACCGAGATAATTGATCTTCTGTTTCTGGAGTTCTTTTGCGTATTCGTTTAGAACTGTAGTGACCTGCAGGGCAAGTTCCATCTTTATCGAGCCGCCCTTTGCTCCTTGAATTTCTTCCTCAAATTTTTTCCGTTGGCGGTTTAGCTCATTTAGTCGTAGATCAATCTGTCGAATTGATTCGTTAATCGACCTGAGTTGCTCGGAACATTGGCCAATTTTCTGATTTAATTCATTGAGCTTAGTGATATGTGGAGCTATCACCTCATCCGAAGGGGCCTTATTGATCATTTCGGCAATCTTGAGGCGCTGTGCAGTCAATTTCTCAAGTTGTTCAGATAGCTCTTTCATCTTCTTAGGAGTTGTCTTCGTTGCCTCTTCGATCCATTGCAGGAGTTGTTTGTATTCGTGTTGAGAAAGATGATGAACTAACTTCTTTTTCTTCACGCTATCATCAGTAACCAAGTGCTGATACATTAGATCGACAAGTTTCTCCCGTACTTTTTCTTTCTGGGATGAGGGAACAGACACATCCGACCAAAAGGCGGGGGATTGAATGATTTTGTTCAATTCTTCAATATTTGCATGAATTATTTCTTGCGAAAGCGCATGAGCCTGGACTTTGTCCTCCTCAATCAGAGTTTTTTTAAGGGACTCACAGTATTTTGGTGTTATCGCGAAAGGAAACAAACCTTCACATAATTCACTTATCTCATTCTCCGTTTTTACCACAAATTGATCAAGCCGTACCTTCTCGGCTTTCATATCATCTCGTATTCGGGCGAAGCCACCGCCCTCGCTTGCAAGGAGTTGTTCTTGTTTTCCAATTTCCAATTGAACTCTCTCACTCTGGCCCTGGACCTTGGCGCGTTCCTGTTCCAAATATTCCTTTTCTTCCTCGATTTTCCCTATTTCAGAAGTAGTTTCCTTCATCTGTTTATTGATCGCACTTATATCTGAACTCCTTAGATGACGGCTTAAATAAATTCCTAAATCAGCTTTGAGATGGTCAACGATGTCAAGGCCAAGCAATGATTTGAAAGAATCCTGAAGATAATTATTTTCGTCATTATCATCTACGATGTTCTGGATCTTCTCCCCGTCAAACAGGAAGAGTCGAGCAAACCGGGGGGGGATGAGTTCATTGAGAAGATCCTGCCATTGGTCCTTTTCGAGCTCTGAAAGTATACTTCCTTCGCATGTGATTGTCAAATTCTCGGAAAATTTTGGCCCGAGTGACCATTCACGTCGAACACCATAGGTGTTTCGTATTCCCGAATGAGTAAATTCAAACACAATTTCAATTGCTGGAATAAGCTCGGCTTCTAATTTTTTACTCCGTGGAACGATCTGTCGGATGTACTGCTCATATTTTGTTTTTGACATCAAACTGCCAGGGGCATGCTGACCGTAGAGACAGAGAAGAATGGATTCGAAGAGAGTAGTTTTCCCGGCACCGTTCTTCCCTCCAATTAGAATGATAGGTT
Proteins encoded in this window:
- a CDS encoding cysteine desulfurase family protein, producing MDSHATTPVDPRVLEAMLPYFSDIFGNAGSIDHAYGAVAAEAVKKAREQCAHPLNAHPEEIIFTSGATEANNIAILGTAEQYAEKGDHIITCVTEHKAVLDTCKHLQKTGKSVTFLPVDQYGLVDPGQVEDAITDKTVLISIMTANNEIGTIAPIKEIGKIAHEHGVIFHTDAAQAVGHISIDVKEMNIDLLSFSGHKIYGPKGIGGLYIRGSNPRVKLAPIVFGGGQEKGLRSGTLNVPGIVGLGKALAVAEKEMAKEEKQYRKWTTQMFDAFKDAYPSVMLNGHPTKRLAHNLNVCFPGIESKALIHLLKDDVSISAGSACTTTSVEPSHVLLAIGRTEEESHWAVRFGLGRGNTEEIIEYTIITLKDDLNKIKKISDI
- the dndE gene encoding DNA sulfur modification protein DndE, with the translated sequence MRSSFYRLRISEKATFRLSQLKGKTGLTPNIICRIAICYSLNDPSIPNPADYDERGQEINRYSLTGEWDTFFIALVKERCIHDKLDPEEDLYDQLRAHLNRGVFGIFPQIKSLGDFRILLVHQAAGIKSGMLSEGHSHGKN
- the dndD gene encoding DNA sulfur modification protein DndD → MLLHSLTLENIRIFKGKNRLDFTPILTSDVKKPIILIGGKNGAGKTTLFESILLCLYGQHAPGSLMSKTKYEQYIRQIVPRSKKLEAELIPAIEIVFEFTHSGIRNTYGVRREWSLGPKFSENLTITCEGSILSELEKDQWQDLLNELIPPRFARLFLFDGEKIQNIVDDNDENNYLQDSFKSLLGLDIVDHLKADLGIYLSRHLRSSDISAINKQMKETTSEIGKIEEEKEYLEQERAKVQGQSERVQLEIGKQEQLLASEGGGFARIRDDMKAEKVRLDQFVVKTENEISELCEGLFPFAITPKYCESLKKTLIEEDKVQAHALSQEIIHANIEELNKIIQSPAFWSDVSVPSSQKEKVREKLVDLMYQHLVTDDSVKKKKLVHHLSQHEYKQLLQWIEEATKTTPKKMKELSEQLEKLTAQRLKIAEMINKAPSDEVIAPHITKLNELNQKIGQCSEQLRSINESIRQIDLRLNELNRQRKKFEEEIQGAKGGSIKMELALQVTTVLNEYAKELQKQKINYLGDNILSCFNRLIRKDDYVQKILIDENYNIILYDADGNTIPKNLLSAGEKEIFAVSLLWGLTLTSGRQLPFIIDTPLGRLDSEHRGNLVMDFFQHAGDQMIIFSTDTEIDKEYFRILQPQIARAYHLDYSKKERHTSISPGYFWQEVES
- a CDS encoding DEAD/DEAH box helicase, giving the protein MDFEFKQGLNLLNYLLDLGFKTRKSDELECISYNVNLNLAIRLFSEYPHIRKIIFHANSQNFSISTEQRGQLLKLIESEKIVINHISRNELCIHSKVYRFKKDGNFTLGAITSANFSENSNLNFESMYISERLDFIEDLGSGVAEKLQLYEIKEKKSLPESIVQILDSDRKIDKRFVEGLWVHQQAILEWLALRRKGIVNIPPGCGKSRIAIRYIQYLFNRNRKTTVIILVPTITLINQWKQILKNEGIDAFEVDMDMNNIGQYFANPTEKVIITLYSRFFEKYPIILQKISMFKPDLLTISDECHNLYSSLEDLERYYSQILRSGTPFKQSYFLSLSATIDSFIQENVDRFIALNGGEQNRFSISIPSFYSYWNNLNKTPCLKPIMYQPLYYNLSLSEMQKYLELSRFVGIESQNVTLQGDNSFDAAIRRAQYVRGLEGSYKILKSYIQTHIEAFNRGNTIIFVPTHEFAEELRTFLVNTKGWNPKSSAYVYDSKKSDMYLQHALEQFKNNLGFCLISEIMLSEGFDIPVISRVVLHGSHKSQRDWIQKIGRAIRFDPTNESSLAEVIDLVFCNPTGKVLPIEEERYETLKSISK